The following are encoded together in the Candidatus Cloacimonadota bacterium genome:
- a CDS encoding putative toxin-antitoxin system toxin component, PIN family has product MIRVVIDTNIFVSSFFGGYPRKIISYWKNRKLLLCLSRPIVDEYFKVFQRLGLGTKEQFKELVSLFANGYNIVFTSKTPELKIVENDPDDDKFIECAVALNGDYIISGDKHLLDIQKYINIKIVTPKQFMDIFTVKSR; this is encoded by the coding sequence ATGATCAGAGTTGTGATAGACACCAATATTTTTGTCTCTTCATTTTTTGGTGGTTATCCCAGAAAAATAATTTCATATTGGAAAAACAGAAAATTACTTTTATGCCTTTCACGACCAATTGTTGATGAATATTTCAAAGTTTTCCAACGACTTGGTTTAGGAACAAAGGAACAATTCAAAGAGTTGGTAAGTCTTTTTGCAAATGGATATAATATTGTTTTTACCTCCAAAACTCCTGAACTGAAAATAGTTGAAAACGATCCTGATGATGATAAATTTATAGAATGTGCAGTTGCACTTAATGGAGATTACATCATTTCGGGAGATAAACACTTGCTTGATATTCAAAAATACATAAATATAAAAATTGTTACACCAAAACAGTTCATGGATATTTTTACCGTGAAGTCTCGATAA